In Calothrix sp. PCC 7507, one DNA window encodes the following:
- the msrB gene encoding peptide-methionine (R)-S-oxide reductase MsrB, which yields MNKRYFLQASVVIVGAALLPQYFTRRTETMATSKDTKFEITKSEAEWQTTLTPEQFRVLRKHGTERAFTSPLDKQYAQGTYICAGCELPLFTSDTKFNSGTGWPSFFNPIEGAVGSTVDRSFLMTRTEIHCSRCGGHLGHVFNDGPAPTGKRYCMNGAALKFIAA from the coding sequence ATGAACAAACGCTATTTTTTACAAGCTAGTGTAGTAATAGTTGGTGCAGCGTTGTTACCACAATATTTCACGCGCAGGACGGAAACTATGGCAACTTCTAAAGATACTAAATTTGAAATTACCAAATCTGAGGCTGAGTGGCAAACAACTTTAACACCAGAACAGTTTCGTGTATTGCGTAAACACGGGACTGAACGTGCATTCACCAGCCCACTTGATAAGCAGTATGCTCAGGGTACTTACATTTGTGCTGGGTGTGAATTGCCACTGTTTACATCGGATACCAAATTTAATAGTGGTACTGGTTGGCCTAGCTTTTTTAACCCCATAGAGGGGGCAGTAGGCAGTACTGTAGATAGGTCGTTTCTGATGACCAGAACCGAAATACATTGTAGCCGCTGTGGTGGACATCTAGGTCATGTGTTTAATGATGGCCCTGCACCTACCGGTAAACGCTACTGTATGAACGGCGCGGCTTTAAAGTTTATTGCTGCTTAA
- a CDS encoding WGR domain-containing protein, whose product MTEEKTYLELSEANGSSHKFYEVIVKDTEVTIRYGRIGDSGQAQTKAYPTPDKAKAEATKKINEKLKKGYEPAVMGVRQKRPITRREVTSSTSTAKQAPILWKFTSTSAAFGIFIDRNCCWLGNQAGQVFALNHQGQVINQFKLPDGVKCLVADDVWIYAGCDDGNVYDLTGKLPRIGYNIDENVDIFWLDIHDGLLGVADANGGVTTIDHDDESQWTRLSQGNSGWMVRCDEAGIYHGHSKGVTMYDRQEGRMLWHQNTGGAVLFGWQETSAVYAGASDRQIYSFSKKGEAGAVYKCDAAVYSCATALDGKYVFAGDNCSSVYCFNQSGERLWKLATGCGSALSMQFFDNCIYIVTTDGSLACIDASETAIQAAQAGTLPQATIIKAPKTEGAVPSAVLETTTDTSQGVIVECFREGSKLRVRVVSPGYNPNWKVQFPRNLRQEGQRYLVQEVRESASGGFYRAYGDIKSVNS is encoded by the coding sequence ATGACTGAAGAAAAGACATACTTAGAGCTTTCAGAAGCTAATGGAAGTTCCCACAAGTTCTACGAAGTTATTGTTAAAGATACTGAAGTTACTATACGCTATGGTCGCATCGGCGACTCAGGACAAGCTCAAACTAAAGCTTATCCCACTCCAGATAAAGCTAAAGCAGAAGCCACTAAAAAGATTAACGAAAAACTGAAAAAAGGCTATGAACCAGCCGTCATGGGTGTGCGTCAGAAACGTCCTATCACACGGCGCGAAGTCACCAGTAGCACCTCAACAGCCAAACAAGCACCCATACTTTGGAAATTTACTTCCACTTCCGCCGCCTTTGGAATTTTTATCGATCGCAACTGTTGCTGGTTAGGAAACCAAGCTGGTCAAGTTTTCGCACTCAACCATCAAGGTCAGGTGATCAATCAGTTTAAACTCCCTGATGGCGTTAAATGTCTAGTTGCTGATGATGTTTGGATTTACGCAGGCTGTGATGATGGCAATGTCTACGATCTTACAGGCAAGTTACCACGCATCGGTTACAACATTGATGAAAATGTCGATATTTTCTGGCTGGATATCCACGATGGCTTATTGGGAGTTGCGGATGCTAACGGTGGTGTCACTACCATCGATCATGATGATGAATCCCAGTGGACTCGTTTAAGCCAAGGTAATTCTGGTTGGATGGTACGTTGTGATGAGGCGGGGATCTATCATGGTCATAGCAAGGGCGTAACCATGTACGATCGCCAAGAAGGTCGAATGCTCTGGCATCAAAATACTGGCGGTGCTGTATTATTTGGTTGGCAAGAAACCTCAGCTGTTTATGCAGGCGCAAGCGATCGCCAGATATACTCTTTTAGTAAAAAGGGCGAGGCTGGAGCAGTTTACAAATGCGATGCTGCAGTTTACTCTTGCGCTACAGCACTTGATGGCAAGTATGTATTTGCTGGTGATAACTGTTCTTCAGTTTACTGCTTCAATCAATCAGGTGAACGCCTGTGGAAACTGGCGACTGGCTGCGGTTCGGCTTTATCTATGCAGTTTTTTGATAATTGCATTTATATTGTCACTACCGATGGCTCTCTAGCTTGTATTGATGCTAGTGAAACCGCCATCCAAGCCGCTCAAGCAGGTACACTTCCCCAAGCGACAATTATTAAAGCACCAAAAACCGAAGGCGCTGTACCCTCAGCAGTTCTAGAAACCACAACAGACACCAGCCAAGGAGTCATTGTCGAGTGCTTTCGAGAGGGAAGTAAACTCAGAGTCCGCGTTGTCTCACCAGGATATAACCCCAATTGGAAAGTACAGTTTCCTAGGAATCTACGCCAAGAAGGACAGCGCTATCTTGTCCAAGAGGTGCGTGAGTCAGCCAGTGGCGGCTTTTACCGCGCCTATGGCGATATTAAATCAGTTAACAGTTAA
- a CDS encoding MFS transporter, translating into MKHPPSPWTFIPTLYFAEGIPNVLIGTVSVIFYKKLGIDNDQITAWTSFLYLPWVIKMFWGPLVDIYSTKRTWILVTQFAMFCCLSLVALSLQLQNFFFISLAALTLGAFISATYDIATDGFYMLALNAEQQAFFVGIRSLFYRLAVLFGSGFLVVLAGRLETSLNNIPLSWTISIGFSAVIFIILFIFHRLILPLPTSDIPSQLESGNIPFWEVIRTYFQQEKIGAIIAFILLYRLGEAMLLKIASLFLLEKIEKGGLGISTEEFGWIYGTFGVLSLIIGGILGGILISRYGLKKCLLPMALALNLPDIFYVYMAYTKPSLQLVYPLVALEQFGYGFGFTAFSVYLMYICRGEYKTSHYAISTGLMALGLMLPGAISGAIQKAVGYPLFFVLVCFLTIPGMISLFFIPLQAEANLPKI; encoded by the coding sequence ATGAAACATCCCCCCTCCCCTTGGACATTTATCCCCACCTTATACTTTGCCGAAGGTATCCCCAACGTCCTCATCGGCACAGTTTCTGTCATCTTCTACAAAAAACTCGGCATAGATAACGATCAAATTACCGCTTGGACAAGTTTTTTGTATCTCCCTTGGGTGATCAAAATGTTTTGGGGGCCACTTGTGGATATTTACTCAACTAAAAGAACATGGATACTTGTCACTCAATTTGCCATGTTTTGTTGTTTGAGCTTAGTCGCCTTATCTTTACAACTGCAAAACTTCTTTTTCATCTCCCTAGCAGCTTTAACACTGGGAGCATTTATATCCGCAACTTATGATATTGCCACCGATGGCTTTTATATGCTGGCTTTAAATGCAGAACAGCAAGCATTTTTTGTTGGTATTCGTTCATTATTCTATCGTCTAGCTGTGTTATTTGGTAGTGGGTTTTTAGTAGTTTTAGCAGGTCGTTTAGAAACTAGCCTCAATAATATTCCTCTCAGTTGGACTATATCTATTGGCTTTTCTGCAGTTATATTTATAATTTTATTTATTTTTCATCGACTTATTTTACCCTTACCCACATCAGATATTCCTAGCCAACTCGAATCAGGCAATATCCCTTTTTGGGAAGTAATTAGAACATATTTCCAACAAGAGAAGATAGGGGCAATTATAGCATTCATTTTACTCTACAGATTGGGCGAAGCAATGCTACTCAAAATAGCATCTTTATTTCTTTTAGAAAAAATAGAAAAGGGAGGATTAGGTATATCAACGGAAGAATTTGGCTGGATATATGGAACTTTTGGCGTACTTTCTCTCATTATTGGTGGCATTTTAGGAGGAATATTAATTTCTAGGTATGGGTTGAAAAAATGCCTATTACCAATGGCTTTAGCTTTAAACTTACCTGATATATTTTATGTATATATGGCTTACACTAAACCATCGTTGCAGTTAGTTTATCCCTTAGTTGCTTTAGAGCAATTTGGCTATGGATTTGGCTTCACAGCTTTTAGTGTTTACTTGATGTATATTTGCCGAGGTGAATACAAAACCTCTCACTATGCCATATCTACTGGACTCATGGCGTTAGGTTTGATGTTACCTGGAGCGATTAGTGGTGCAATTCAAAAAGCCGTAGGATATCCATTATTTTTTGTGTTAGTTTGCTTTCTCACCATTCCTGGAATGATTTCTCTATTTTTCATTCCCTTACAAGCAGAAGCTAACCTTCCCAAGATTTAA